A stretch of Sebastes fasciatus isolate fSebFas1 chromosome 19, fSebFas1.pri, whole genome shotgun sequence DNA encodes these proteins:
- the usp20 gene encoding ubiquitin carboxyl-terminal hydrolase 20 isoform X1: protein MAEQDICPHLDSIGEVTKEDLLQKSKGTCQSCGAGGPNLWACLQSDCPYVGCGESFSDHSTLHAQAKKHNLTVNLTTFRIWCYVCEREVFLEHRPALVPLPAAPHHHCKATEQEAAPKPVGHPLKAVPIAVAEEEGSESEEDELKPRGLTGMKNIGNSCYMNAALQALSNCPPLTQFFLDCSGLVRTDKKPALCKSYQKLISELWHKKRPSYVVPTSLSHGIKLVNPMFRGYAQQVGASTQQDTQEFLRCLMDQLHEELKEPLTECSMSRDGSDGEEIRDGERSPSEDEFLSCDSGSSSDRGEGGGAGDGELLLQDECDGVRSPAGGIVGVGTGGVISEKERLKERRVSGSPLRGGSQEMDEDADVDTAAEEGVPERAEEEELTATPNTEDQSQENNQLSDTGQSQSSNSSEPDNEASMTQPQPQPQPQPQPQPQSTPCSPVRTIQELHPKLSSSPPRSSPLRSAGPAYSLKKAQLLLSARKKKQSHYRSVISDIFDGSILSLVQCLTCDRVSTTVETFQDLSLPIPGKEDLAKLHSSIHQNLPVKTGVCPDNYNSQGWITFIMDSIRRFVVSCIPTWFWGPMVTLEDCLAAFFAADELKGDNMYSCERCKKLRNGVKYCKVLKLPEILCIHLKRFRHEVMYSFKIGSHVSFPLEGLEMRPFLAKESPSQVTTYDLLSVICHHGTAGSGHYIAYCQNVINGQWYEFDDQYVTEVHETVVQNAEAYVLFYRKSSEESVRERQKVVALANMKEPSLLQFYISREWLNKFNTFAEPGPISNHTFLCQHGGIPPNKYQYIDDLVVIVPQNVWEYLYNSFGGGPAVNHLYMCAICQVEIEALAKRRKMEIDTFIKLNKEFQAEEAPTVILCISMQWFREWEGFVKGKDNEPPGPIDNSKIGVMKGGHIQLKQGADYGQISEETWQYLLGIYGGGPEIAVRQTVAPADPDSLHGERKIEAETRAL, encoded by the exons ATggctgaacaagacatttgtcCTCACCTGGACTCCATTGGAGAGGTGACCAAGGAGGACCTCCTGCAGAAATCCAAG GGAACTTGCCAGTCTTGTGGAGCAGGGGGCCCAAACCTGTGGGCCTGTCTGCAG AGTGACTGCCCATACGTTGGTTGTGGAGAGTCCTTCTCTGATCACAGCACCCTGCATGCACAG GCTAAGAAGCACAACCTGACCGTGAACCTGACGACGTTTCGGATCTGGTGTTATGTATGTGAGCGGGAAGTGTTTTTGGAGCACAGGCCTGCGCTGGTGCCTTTACCCGCTGCTCCCCACCACCACTGTAAAGCCACAGAGCAG GAAGCAGCTCCTAAGCCAGTAGGTCACCCACTAAAAGCAGTACCAATTGCTGTGGCAGAAGAAGAAGGTTCAGAGTCAGAGGAGGACGAGCTTAAACCCAGAG GCTTGACAGGAATGAAAAATATTGGAAACTCCTGCTACATGAATGCAGCTCTTCAAGCTCTGTCCAACTG TCCTCCTCTCACTCAGTTCTTCCTGGACTGCAGTGGATTGGTCCGGACCGATAAGAAGCCTGCCCTCTGTAAGAGCTACCAGAAACTCATCTCAGAACTCTGGCATAAAAAACG GCCCAGCTATGTCGTGCCTACCAGTCTGTCTCATGGCATCAAACTAGTAAACCCCATGTTTCGTGGTTACGCTCAGCAGGTAGGGGCAAGCACCCAGCAG GACACTCAGGAGTTCCTGCGCTGTCTGATGGACCAGCTACACGAAGAGCTGAAGGAGCCTCTGACAGAGTGCAGCATGAGCCGGGATGGAAGTGATGGCGAGGAGATAAGAGACGGTGAGCGCTCTCCGTCTGAGGATGAATTCCTATCCTGCGACTCTGGCTCCAGCAGTGAccggggggaggggggaggagcGGGGGACGGCGAGCTGCTCCTGCAGGATGAGTGCGACGGGGTCAGGTCGCCGGCAGGAGGGATAGTGGGCGTCGGCACCGGTGGGGTGATCTCGGAGAAGGAGAGGCTGAAGGAAAGGAGGGTGTCTGGCTCACCCCTCCGTGGAGGCTCACAAGAGATGGATGAGGACGCCGATGTGGATACCGCAGCTGAGGAGGGCGTTCCTGAGagggcagaggaagaggagttaaCAGCAACCCCAAACACTGAGGACCAAAGCCAAGAGAACAACCAGCTATCTGATACTGGGCAAAGCCAGAGCAGCAACTCCTCAG AGCCAGACAATGAAGCGTCAATGACCCAGCCCCAGCCTCAGCCCCAGCCACAGCCACAGCCCCAGCCCCAGTCCACTCCCTGCAGTCCTGTGCGAACCATTCAGGAGCTGCATCCCAAACTGTCCTCCAGTCCACCTCGCTCCAGCCCCCTCCGCTCTGCAGGACCTGCCTACTCCTTAAAAAAAG CTCAGCTGCTGCTCAGCGCCAGGAAGAAGAAACAGTCTCACTATCGCAGCGTGATCTCTGACATCTTCGACGGCTCCATCCTCAGTCTGGTCCAGTGTTTGACTTGTGACAGG GTCTCTACTACAGTAGAAACCTTCCAAGACTTGTCCCTCCCTATTCCTGGTAAAGAGGACTTGGCCAAGCTCCACTCGTCCATCCATCAGAACCTTCCGGTCAAGACGGGCGTGTGTCCCGACAATTACAACTCACAGGGCTGGATCACCTTCATCATGGACTCCATACGCCG GTTCGTAGTCTCGTGTATCCCCACTTGGTTCTGGGGGCCCATGGTGACCCTAGAGGACTGCCTCGCTGCCTTCTTTGCTGCAGATGAACTCAAAG GGGACAACATGTACAGTTGTGAGCGATGTAAAAA GTTGAGAAATGGTGTCAAATATTGCAAAGTACTTAAACTTCCAGAg ATTCTGTGCATTCACCTGAAACGCTTCCGGCACGAGGTCATGTATTCGTTCAAGATTGGCAGCCACGTTTCCTTCCCGTTGGAGGGCCTCGAAATGCGGCCTTTCCTGGCCAAAGAGAGTCCGTCCCAAGTCACCACTTATGATCTGCTGTCAGTCATTTGTCACCATGGCACTGCAGGAA GTGGACACTACATAGCTTACTGTCAGAATGTGATCAATGGCCAGTGGTATGAGTTTGACGACCAGTATGTCACAGAGGTCCATGAGACGGTGGTGCAGAATGCAGAAGCCTATGTGTTGTTCTACAG gaaaAGTAGCGAGGAGTCGgtgagagagaggcagaaggTGGTGGCTTTGGCCAATATGAAGGAGCCAAGCCTGCTGCAGTTTTACATCTCCAGAGAATGGCTGAACAAGTTCAACACCTTCGCCGAACCGGGGCCCATCAGCAACCACACATTTCTCTGTCAGCACGGAG GGATCCCTCCTAATAAATACCAGTACATAGATGACCTGGTTGTGATTGTTCCCCAGAATGTGTGGGAGTACCTTTACAACAG TTTTGGAGGCGGCCCAGCAGTGAACCACCTGTATATGTGTGCCATCTGTCAGGTGGAGATTGAAGCTCTGGCTAAACGCAGAAAAATGGAAATAGACACCTTCATCAAG CTGAACAAAGAGTTCCAGGCTGAAGAGGCTCCGACGGTGATCCTGTGCATCAGCATGCAGTGGTTCAGAGAGTGGGAGGGCTTTGTGAAGGGCAAAGACAACG AGCCACCTGGTCCCATCGACAACAGTAAAATTGGTGTTATGAAAGGAGGGCACATACAACTCAAGCAAG GCGCAGACTATGGTCAGATCTCAGAGGAGACATGGCAGTACTTGTTGGGTATTTATGGCGGAGGCCCTGAGATTGCAGTGAGGCAGACCGTGGCCCCGGCGGACCCCGACAGCCTTCATGGAGAGAGGAAGATCGAGGCAGAAACCAGAGCACTTTGA
- the usp20 gene encoding ubiquitin carboxyl-terminal hydrolase 20 isoform X2, whose product MAEQDICPHLDSIGEVTKEDLLQKSKGTCQSCGAGGPNLWACLQSDCPYVGCGESFSDHSTLHAQAKKHNLTVNLTTFRIWCYVCEREVFLEHRPALVPLPAAPHHHCKATEQEAAPKPVGHPLKAVPIAVAEEEGSESEEDELKPRGLTGMKNIGNSCYMNAALQALSNCPPLTQFFLDCSGLVRTDKKPALCKSYQKLISELWHKKRPSYVVPTSLSHGIKLVNPMFRGYAQQDTQEFLRCLMDQLHEELKEPLTECSMSRDGSDGEEIRDGERSPSEDEFLSCDSGSSSDRGEGGGAGDGELLLQDECDGVRSPAGGIVGVGTGGVISEKERLKERRVSGSPLRGGSQEMDEDADVDTAAEEGVPERAEEEELTATPNTEDQSQENNQLSDTGQSQSSNSSEPDNEASMTQPQPQPQPQPQPQPQSTPCSPVRTIQELHPKLSSSPPRSSPLRSAGPAYSLKKAQLLLSARKKKQSHYRSVISDIFDGSILSLVQCLTCDRVSTTVETFQDLSLPIPGKEDLAKLHSSIHQNLPVKTGVCPDNYNSQGWITFIMDSIRRFVVSCIPTWFWGPMVTLEDCLAAFFAADELKGDNMYSCERCKKLRNGVKYCKVLKLPEILCIHLKRFRHEVMYSFKIGSHVSFPLEGLEMRPFLAKESPSQVTTYDLLSVICHHGTAGSGHYIAYCQNVINGQWYEFDDQYVTEVHETVVQNAEAYVLFYRKSSEESVRERQKVVALANMKEPSLLQFYISREWLNKFNTFAEPGPISNHTFLCQHGGIPPNKYQYIDDLVVIVPQNVWEYLYNSFGGGPAVNHLYMCAICQVEIEALAKRRKMEIDTFIKLNKEFQAEEAPTVILCISMQWFREWEGFVKGKDNEPPGPIDNSKIGVMKGGHIQLKQGADYGQISEETWQYLLGIYGGGPEIAVRQTVAPADPDSLHGERKIEAETRAL is encoded by the exons ATggctgaacaagacatttgtcCTCACCTGGACTCCATTGGAGAGGTGACCAAGGAGGACCTCCTGCAGAAATCCAAG GGAACTTGCCAGTCTTGTGGAGCAGGGGGCCCAAACCTGTGGGCCTGTCTGCAG AGTGACTGCCCATACGTTGGTTGTGGAGAGTCCTTCTCTGATCACAGCACCCTGCATGCACAG GCTAAGAAGCACAACCTGACCGTGAACCTGACGACGTTTCGGATCTGGTGTTATGTATGTGAGCGGGAAGTGTTTTTGGAGCACAGGCCTGCGCTGGTGCCTTTACCCGCTGCTCCCCACCACCACTGTAAAGCCACAGAGCAG GAAGCAGCTCCTAAGCCAGTAGGTCACCCACTAAAAGCAGTACCAATTGCTGTGGCAGAAGAAGAAGGTTCAGAGTCAGAGGAGGACGAGCTTAAACCCAGAG GCTTGACAGGAATGAAAAATATTGGAAACTCCTGCTACATGAATGCAGCTCTTCAAGCTCTGTCCAACTG TCCTCCTCTCACTCAGTTCTTCCTGGACTGCAGTGGATTGGTCCGGACCGATAAGAAGCCTGCCCTCTGTAAGAGCTACCAGAAACTCATCTCAGAACTCTGGCATAAAAAACG GCCCAGCTATGTCGTGCCTACCAGTCTGTCTCATGGCATCAAACTAGTAAACCCCATGTTTCGTGGTTACGCTCAGCAG GACACTCAGGAGTTCCTGCGCTGTCTGATGGACCAGCTACACGAAGAGCTGAAGGAGCCTCTGACAGAGTGCAGCATGAGCCGGGATGGAAGTGATGGCGAGGAGATAAGAGACGGTGAGCGCTCTCCGTCTGAGGATGAATTCCTATCCTGCGACTCTGGCTCCAGCAGTGAccggggggaggggggaggagcGGGGGACGGCGAGCTGCTCCTGCAGGATGAGTGCGACGGGGTCAGGTCGCCGGCAGGAGGGATAGTGGGCGTCGGCACCGGTGGGGTGATCTCGGAGAAGGAGAGGCTGAAGGAAAGGAGGGTGTCTGGCTCACCCCTCCGTGGAGGCTCACAAGAGATGGATGAGGACGCCGATGTGGATACCGCAGCTGAGGAGGGCGTTCCTGAGagggcagaggaagaggagttaaCAGCAACCCCAAACACTGAGGACCAAAGCCAAGAGAACAACCAGCTATCTGATACTGGGCAAAGCCAGAGCAGCAACTCCTCAG AGCCAGACAATGAAGCGTCAATGACCCAGCCCCAGCCTCAGCCCCAGCCACAGCCACAGCCCCAGCCCCAGTCCACTCCCTGCAGTCCTGTGCGAACCATTCAGGAGCTGCATCCCAAACTGTCCTCCAGTCCACCTCGCTCCAGCCCCCTCCGCTCTGCAGGACCTGCCTACTCCTTAAAAAAAG CTCAGCTGCTGCTCAGCGCCAGGAAGAAGAAACAGTCTCACTATCGCAGCGTGATCTCTGACATCTTCGACGGCTCCATCCTCAGTCTGGTCCAGTGTTTGACTTGTGACAGG GTCTCTACTACAGTAGAAACCTTCCAAGACTTGTCCCTCCCTATTCCTGGTAAAGAGGACTTGGCCAAGCTCCACTCGTCCATCCATCAGAACCTTCCGGTCAAGACGGGCGTGTGTCCCGACAATTACAACTCACAGGGCTGGATCACCTTCATCATGGACTCCATACGCCG GTTCGTAGTCTCGTGTATCCCCACTTGGTTCTGGGGGCCCATGGTGACCCTAGAGGACTGCCTCGCTGCCTTCTTTGCTGCAGATGAACTCAAAG GGGACAACATGTACAGTTGTGAGCGATGTAAAAA GTTGAGAAATGGTGTCAAATATTGCAAAGTACTTAAACTTCCAGAg ATTCTGTGCATTCACCTGAAACGCTTCCGGCACGAGGTCATGTATTCGTTCAAGATTGGCAGCCACGTTTCCTTCCCGTTGGAGGGCCTCGAAATGCGGCCTTTCCTGGCCAAAGAGAGTCCGTCCCAAGTCACCACTTATGATCTGCTGTCAGTCATTTGTCACCATGGCACTGCAGGAA GTGGACACTACATAGCTTACTGTCAGAATGTGATCAATGGCCAGTGGTATGAGTTTGACGACCAGTATGTCACAGAGGTCCATGAGACGGTGGTGCAGAATGCAGAAGCCTATGTGTTGTTCTACAG gaaaAGTAGCGAGGAGTCGgtgagagagaggcagaaggTGGTGGCTTTGGCCAATATGAAGGAGCCAAGCCTGCTGCAGTTTTACATCTCCAGAGAATGGCTGAACAAGTTCAACACCTTCGCCGAACCGGGGCCCATCAGCAACCACACATTTCTCTGTCAGCACGGAG GGATCCCTCCTAATAAATACCAGTACATAGATGACCTGGTTGTGATTGTTCCCCAGAATGTGTGGGAGTACCTTTACAACAG TTTTGGAGGCGGCCCAGCAGTGAACCACCTGTATATGTGTGCCATCTGTCAGGTGGAGATTGAAGCTCTGGCTAAACGCAGAAAAATGGAAATAGACACCTTCATCAAG CTGAACAAAGAGTTCCAGGCTGAAGAGGCTCCGACGGTGATCCTGTGCATCAGCATGCAGTGGTTCAGAGAGTGGGAGGGCTTTGTGAAGGGCAAAGACAACG AGCCACCTGGTCCCATCGACAACAGTAAAATTGGTGTTATGAAAGGAGGGCACATACAACTCAAGCAAG GCGCAGACTATGGTCAGATCTCAGAGGAGACATGGCAGTACTTGTTGGGTATTTATGGCGGAGGCCCTGAGATTGCAGTGAGGCAGACCGTGGCCCCGGCGGACCCCGACAGCCTTCATGGAGAGAGGAAGATCGAGGCAGAAACCAGAGCACTTTGA
- the LOC141757837 gene encoding large ribosomal subunit protein eL8, protein MEKPRRETRYPRPTIPKQLPLLLPSTARLSAGGGGGGRNVRFSSLQPKGKKAKGKKVAPAPSVAKKHEAKKVVNPLFEKRPKNFGIGQDIQPKRDLTRFVKWPRYIRLQRQRSILYKRLKVPPAINQFTQALDRQTATQLFKLAHKYRPETKQEKKQRLLARAEQKAAGKGDTPTKRPPVLRAGVNTVTSLVESKKAQLVIIAHDVDPIELVVFLPALCRKMGVPYCIVKGKARLGRLVHRKTCTSVAFTTTNPEDKGALAKLVEAIKTNYNDRYEEIRRHWGGGIMGPKSTARITKLEKAKAKELATKLG, encoded by the exons ATGGAGAAGCCGAGGCGAGAGACGCGATACCCCCGGCCCACCATCCCTAAACAACTCCCCCTCCTGCTCCCATCCACGGCACGACTCagcgctggaggaggaggaggaggacgcaACGTG CGGTTTTCTTCTTTACAGCCTAAGGGAAAGAAGGCTAAGGGGAAGAAGGTGGCACCTGCCCCTTCTGTGGCCAAGAAACATGAGGCCAAAAAAGTAGTCAACCCTCTGTTCGAGAAGAGGCCAAAGAACTTCGGCATTG GACAGGATATCCAGCCCAAGCGTGATTTGACACGCTTTGTGAAATGGCCGCGTTACATCCGCCTGCAGAGGCAGCGCTCCATCCTCTACAAGCGTCTGAAGGTTCCCCCTGCAATCAACCAGTTCACCCAGGCTCTGGACCGCCAGACCG CCACACAGCTGTTCAAGCTGGCCCACAAGTACAGGCCAGAGACCAAGCAGGAGAAGAAGCAGAGGCTGCTGGCCCGTGCTGAGCAGAAGGCAGCTGGAAAGGGAGATACTCCTACCAAGAGGCCTCCCGTCCTCCGTGCAG GTGTGAACACTGTCACCTCTCTGGTGGAGAGCAAGAAGGCCCAGCTGGTCATCATTGCCCACGATGTGGATCCTATTGAG CTCGTCGTCTTCCTGCCAGCTTTGTGCCGCAAGATGGGCGTTCCATACTGCATCGTCAAGGGCAAGGCTAGACTGGGCAGACTGGTGCACAGAAAGACATGCACTTCAGTTGCCTTCACAACGACTAACCC TGAGGATAAAGGTGCACTTGCCAAGCTTGTGGAAGCCATCAAGACCAACTACAATGACAGATATGAGGAG ATCCGTCGTCACTGGGGAGGTGGTATCATGGGCCCCAAATCAACAGCCCGCATCACAAAGTTGGAGAAGGCAAAGGCCAAGGAACTGGCAACCAAGCTTGGTTAA